A window from Lagopus muta isolate bLagMut1 chromosome 5, bLagMut1 primary, whole genome shotgun sequence encodes these proteins:
- the PDCD4 gene encoding programmed cell death protein 4 — translation MEIEKQHVYVSTVEVENLSDALFSGDEENGGSEERKTEINGNWIPATSITEAKINAKAKRRLRKNSSRDSGRGDSVSENGETQKAGLVVPTSPKGKVLDRRSRSGKGRGLPKKGGAGGKGVWGTPGQVYDVEEVDVKDPNYDDDQENCVYETVVLPLDERAFEKTLTPIIQEYFEHGDTNEVSEMLKDLNLGEMKYSVPVLAVSLALEGKASHREMTSKLISDLCGTVVSKTDVEKSFDRLLKDLPELVLDSPRAPQLVGQFIARAVGDGILSSTYIDGYKGTVDCIQARAALDRATVLLSVTKGGNRIDNVWGSGGGQQSVKHLVKEIDMLLKEYLLSGDLLEAERCLQELEVPHFHHELVYEAIVMVLESTGEKTFKMMLDLLKSLSRSSVITMDQMKRGYERVYCEIPDINLDVPHSYSVLERFVEECFQAGIISKPLRDVCPSRGRKRFVSEGDGGQLKLESY, via the exons ATGGAAATAGAAAAGCAGCATGTTTACGTTAGCACAGTAG aagtgGAGAATCTGAGTGATGCTCTGTTCTCCGGCGATGAAGAAAATGGTGGCTCTGAGGAACGAAAGACTGAAATCAACGGCAATTGGATTCCTGCAACTTCAATTACCGAAGCCAAAATAAATGCTAAAGCAAAGAGGCGGTTGAGGAAGAATTCTTCAAGAGATTCTGGGAGAGGAGACTCTGTTAGTGAGAATGGAGAGACGCAGAAGGCTGGGCTGGTTGTACCAACAAGCCCTAAGGGGAAAGTCCTGGACAGGCGCTCCAGGTCTGGGAAAGGAAGAGGTCTTCCAAAGAAAG GTGGAGCAGGTGGTAAGGGAGTCTGGGGAACACCAGGTCAAGTGTATGATGTGGAAGAAGTAGATGTTAAGGATCCTAATTATGATGATGACCAG GAGAATTGTGTCTATGAAACAGTAGTTTTACCTCTGGATGAAAGAGCATTTGAAAAAACCTTAACACCAATCATACAGGAATACTTTGAACATGGAGATACCAATGAGGTTTCG gagATGCTGAAGGATTTAAACCTCggtgaaatgaaatacagtgtgCCAGTGCTGGCTGTTTCCTTGGCACTAGAGGGGAAGGCCAGTCACAGGGAGATGACATCTAAGCTTATCTCTGACCTGTGTGGGACAGTAGTAAGCAAAACTGATGTGGAAAAATCATTTGACAGACTGCTAAAAGATCTACCTGAATTGGTGTTGGATTCTCCCAGGGCACCACAG TTGGTGGGCCAGTTCATTGCtagagctgttggagatggGATTCTGAGCAGTACTTACATAGATGGCTACAAAGGCACTGTGGATTGCATCCAAGCTCG AGCTGCACTGGACCGAGCTACCGTGTTACTGAGTGTGACAAAGGGTGGAAATCGCATAGACAACGTGTGGGGCTCAGGAGGTGGCCAGCAGTCTGTGAAACACCTTGTTAAAGAG ATTGATATGCTGCTGAAAGAGTACTTGCTTTCTGGAGACCTGCTGGAAGCTGAACGTTGCCTTCAGGAACTGGAAGTACCCCATTTTCACCACGAACTTGTATATGAG GCAATTGTGATGGTTTTGGAGTCAACTGgagaaaagacctttaaaatgATGCTGGATTTGCTGAAATCTCTCTCGAGGTCTTCTGTCATTACTATGGACCAAATGAAAAGA GGCTATGAACGAGTTTACTGTGAAATACCAGACATTAACCTGGATGTGCCACACTCCTATTCTGTGCTTGAGCGGTTTGTAGAGGAATGTTTTCAGGCTGGAATCATCTCCAAACCACTGAGAGACGTCTGTCCTTCAAG